The following coding sequences are from one Rutidosis leptorrhynchoides isolate AG116_Rl617_1_P2 chromosome 11, CSIRO_AGI_Rlap_v1, whole genome shotgun sequence window:
- the LOC139874998 gene encoding uncharacterized protein — MSDLQVVGGIKKLNNQNYNSWSTCIMSYMQGQDLWEVVNGNDIQQPAEEDNNGVLRKWRVKAGKAMFVLKTTVEEDVLEHIRDASTPKEAWDTFTKLFSKKNDTRLQFLESEMLSVTQKEMTIAQYFYKVKLVCREISELDPEARLGEARMKRIIIHGLNSEFRSFVAAVQGWQTQPSLVEFENILAAQEALTKHMGGVSLKNE; from the coding sequence ATGTCTGATCTACAAGTTGTTGGTGGTATTAAGAAGTTAAACAATCAAAACTACAATTCATGGTCAACTTGCATTATGTCATATATGCAGGGACAAGACTTGTGGGAGGTTGTCAATGGAAATGACATTCAACAACCTGCTGAAGAAGACAACAACGGAGTGCTAAGAAAATGGAGGGTGAAAGCTGGAAAGGCCATGTTTGTTTTAAAAACAACGGTCGAAGAAGATGTGTTAGAACACATAAGAGATGCATCAACACCAAAGGAAGCATGGGATACATTCACTAAGTTATTCTCAAAGAAGAATGACACCAGGCTTCAATTTTTGGAGAGTGAAATGTTATCAGTAACACAAAAAGAGATGACAATTGCGCAATATTTCTACAAGGTGAAATTAGTGTGTCGAGAAATCTCAGAATTGGATCCGGAGGCTCGATTAGGAGAAGCTAGGATGAAACGTATAATCATCCATGGCTTGAATTCTGAATTTCGAAGCTTCGTGGCTGCTGTACAAGGATGGCAAACACAACCATCACTAGTAGAGTTCGAAAACATATTAGCTGCCCAGGAAGCATTGACAAAGCATATGGGAGGCGTCTCATTAAAGAATGAATAA